The nucleotide sequence CATTACTAACTTCATTATATCCAGACCTATTCATCGTGATCATCAATGCACACTAAGATGTTTTTACTCTGATGACTAACAAAAGACCTACAAATGGATTAGTTCTCAATGATGAACTATAAACTCTAAAATGATGTAAGCAATTGTTGTCATGATCTGTAGCGAGTTCCTAGTACATCCCAGTCATCAAGAAAGCTTGCTGATcaccctagagagagagagatagagagagagagagagtcccaaGTGCTCCTACTGTTGTGAGCAGCACCGGTAAGTAGTATTCTGCTGACCGACCTTGACATCCAGCACTGTCCCGCCGAGGGAGGAGTTGAACCCCCGTTCGCCATCGGCACCGCCGAGCGACTTCCTGCTCACCCGCTGATAAATCCTCTCCAGAACCATGTGGAAGGCCTTCTCCACATTGGTCGCGTCCAGCGCCGACGTCTCCAGGAACAGCAGGCCTTCCCTCTCCGCCAGCTTCTTCCCGGCCTCCGTCGGCACCGCCCTCAGCCCCTCGAGGTCGCACTTATTGCCGACGAGCATGATGACCACGTTGGGGTCGGCCCGGTGGCGGAGCTCGTCAAGCCACCGGGGGATGTGCTCGAAGCTAGGGTGCTTGGTCACGTCGTAGACGATGAGCGCGCCCAGGGCGCCGCGGTAGTAGGCGCCGGTGACGGCCCGGTACCGCTCCTGCCCGGCCGTGTCCCAGATCTGGGTCTTGACGAGCTTTTCGTCGATGCGGACCGTCTTGGTCTGGAACTCGACTCCGACGGTGGCCCGGATGTCGGCGCTGAACTCGTTCTTCGAGAATCGCGACAGCAGCTGCGACTTGCCGACCGCAGAGTCGCCGATCACTACCATCTTGAACACATAATCCATCCCCTTTCTCTCCTTGGGACTCTCGCGGACCGAATCCGGTTCATACGGTGCGTATTCAATCACCACCGGTCTCTCTCTTGTGCTCACGGGGACTATTAAATGCGCAGAGACTGGTAACCGAAGAAAAGGAATATGGACTGCAGTAGATCTGCCTGCTGTCAACAGTCGTCTGTGATGAGTTCAACTCGCTTTCTTGTTGGAAAGACGAGTGAGATCTTTGGATTCATCTTCTCTGTGCCACCACTGGAACGGAATAGACTGCATGCAGCATAGATCACTTGTTGGTCCATTCAAGCTTGGTTGGGTATAAGCGATTCATTGGTATGACATGATTCTTGAACATGTCCTCGATGATGTTGTGCTATCAAATGCTTCGCATAATATTATAAGATTGTGCTACTCATGTGACCGAAGCATGGGTTTAGATTTAAACAGTCTCTTGATTCCTGCCTTAAgactataagaaatatttttcttatgaaaGGCTGACGATGTTATGAAATAAACAATGGATGAGAACAGTCTCATCATTATCATATAACAACTGTAGTTATGCACACACATTTTAGGCTTATCTAGTAGAAGACCGGAGTGTTTGAGATCATGGCTTGATAGATAGCTTCAAACCAGAAATGAGCAATACAGATATCTTCTTCCACCAAGCAGATCAGCTTTCCGTCAGTCTTTACAGTTTTGCATTGCCACGAGCTCTGGGGAACGGAATTGCATCCTCGGCATCGGTAATTCCAGTGGCCATCACGACCATCTTCTCGAGATCGAGGCTGAAACCTGAACGCTGAACGGAGCCATACCTGCAGAGATCCATGTACCAGTCGTACTGTTCATGCGGGAGACCAACTTCCCCGATCCTGCAAAGAGTTCGACCACCGGTCTCGGTCAGTACACAAGATAAGAGTTGTTGTTCTTGTTCTTCCTTCATCCCTGTTTTGGTTTACCTCTTGCTGATCACGtccaatctttcctccttttggcttcctctaaccAGAACTCCGACCTACAGAAAAATTCTATCAGCGCCTATACCGAAGAAAAATTGGGATTTAACTCGTCAAACACTTGCTTTGGGTGCGATGATTTCGAAAGCAGAAACTGTTATGAGATTAGCATTCCCTCGCACGTAGAATGGTTTGATCTCTTTGGGGAACTCATACACGATCACTGGATTCTCGAAGAAGTCATCCGCCAGATACCTGTTTGACAGAATGCGTCGTCAAGAAACGAAACAGAGCTGCAGACAAACACAGCTGACAAGCATACCTCTCGTGTTCTTCCGAGAGTTTGGTTCCCCAGACAGCTTCTGTCAGGAAAGATCTGTCCTTTACCTGTCAGTAGGATTACACTGCTGTGATTTGCAACCATCGATCGTGAGAGACTCTTAAAAGGTTCTTGCGACTCACCTGATTCAGGATGTCAAGTGCCTTGGAATAGGTGATTCGATCAAAAGGTCTTGAGGTTATCGACTGCAGTCGCTTGATGCAGTCGCTATCTATTTGTTTTGATGCAAACTTGAGATCGTTGCCTGCCGTCGCCAACAGGGAATAGCAGAGGGAATGCAGCAGGTCCTCTGCGCAGTTCATGACGTCCTGAAAGCATCATGAAAGGAAATCTAATTTATCTTAGCGTATCCACAAGGTCAAATGTGCAGATTTGTGTCAGCGTATAATTAACCTCAAGTTCTACGAAAGCCAGTTCGACTTCCACCATCCACATCTCCGCCAGCTTCTTCGTGGACCGGGACTCATCTGCTTGAAACACAGGTCCAATGGTGTAGACTCCAGAGAGTGCACACGCGTAGCTTTCAAGGTGAAGCCCAGCTGAGGTCGAGAGGTACACCGCACGCCCAAAGAAATCCTCGGAGAGCTTCACTTCTCCGACGTACACCGTGGCTGTCTTCTGCCTCTGTTCCAGTACTCGAACCAGCTCCTTGGACTTCTCCAGGTCTTCTTCTGCCGCGACCAGAGCTTCCTTGTTGTTGCCACCTCTACGTAGCTTATCTATTCTGCTCCTCTTCTCCTGGACTGCTGCCTTGAACACTTCGAGGTCGACATGTCCTTGATCTGCTGCGTTGAGGAGGGTCGTAACCTGGAACCTCTGGCTTTGGGTTCCCGTGGCAATAGATGTGATGATGGGCATGTGGACGTGTATGATCCCGAGGTCGTCGAAGAACGCATGACAGGCACAAGTTAGGTTACTCCGAATGCGAGCCACAGTTCCAATCTACATGCATATGATGCATTAAGTTTCAGTGGAATGGTATGGTCGACATGCAAATCGTACTGATGATATCTGAAGAACTACTACCGTAATGAAACGAGGACGAAGGTGGGGATGGTCTCTGAGGAACAGCGATGAGGGTTGCGGCTTCGCTAGTGGATAAGTCTTTAGATCGACGGCCCCAACGTACAGCAGCTTCTCCACTATGAGCTCGACTACACGCCTTCTTCCTCTCCAACTCCTCCGCAGCACGCCTTCGACCAAGATGGAGTTCCCGACGGTGACAACTTGGCCGGGAATGGACGTGGAAGAGTCCATCACAAGCTTCAACAGGGCAACAAAGTCAATCGCAGAGAGCCATTTGGCCGAGGGCAGACAAGAAGATTCAGACCTGAAGATTACTACTGCAGGACCCGTCGTTGATTAGCAAGTATACGACGATGTGCTTGTCCTTCGCTGCAAGGGTCtgggcgccgccgccgccgccgaccggAGTGCCCGATATCGGCCTCAGTAAGGGGACGTATTGCACGTGGACTTCGCCGAAAAGGACGTCGTCTGCTTCGGCCGGCGGCGTTGGGATGGGTGCATCGTCGACTTCGGCTCTCTCCTTGCGAGACTTGACCCATCCTCCGACCACGACTCGCTGCCCCGCTACTGCCAGCCCTTTGTCCTCGCGGTCCAGTATCGATTTCAGCACCACCCGCTTCGAGTACTTGAACCGCTGGATCGGCGGCGGCACCCGCAGCAGCTGGTTTCTGCCAGCGGCGGCGCGTTGTGCAGACGCCATGATTACGAGGGCAATGGTAATTAATGGAATGATGGGAGAGGAGGTGAGGAGGGCAGCTGGCGGAGATGGCGTATATATAGGCATACAAGAGAGAGGAGTGACGGGGGAAGTCTGGAGGGGAAGGGAAGGGGCCGTACGTGCACGGATGCTTTGGGTGCACGGTGAGACAATGCGTTGCTTTGGTCGGTTTGTCTCCAACCGGAAGGCATTCTTCTTCTTCCAGATGCGGAGAGGAATCGTGGATGGATGATTCTCTCTCGAGCACAaggcattcttcttcttcttccaagtgCCGTGGATGCTACCGTATCATATCCTCGTATATCTCATCTAATATCCTTTTTAAGTGATTTAAACCTAATATATTCTCATACATCTTCTTTGTTCGACACCCTCCACGCTAGCGATCGAAAACGATAAGTCAGTATGAACTCGATCAaacatttcatcatcaaaacaagTTCAAAGCTTCATATTGCTACCTCTCTTTCGGGTTTATTGTTCTTGTTGCAATGATCGA is from Musa acuminata AAA Group cultivar baxijiao chromosome BXJ3-8, Cavendish_Baxijiao_AAA, whole genome shotgun sequence and encodes:
- the LOC103995736 gene encoding ras-related protein RABA4d-like, with protein sequence MDYVFKMVVIGDSAVGKSQLLSRFSKNEFSADIRATVGVEFQTKTVRIDEKLVKTQIWDTAGQERYRAVTGAYYRGALGALIVYDVTKHPSFEHIPRWLDELRHRADPNVVIMLVGNKCDLEGLRAVPTEAGKKLAEREGLLFLETSALDATNVEKAFHMVLERIYQRVSRKSLGGADGERGFNSSLGGTVLDVKVGQQNTTYRCCSQQ
- the LOC135645610 gene encoding asparagine--tRNA ligase, cytoplasmic 1-like, with the protein product MPIYTPSPPAALLTSSPIIPLITIALVIMASAQRAAAGRNQLLRVPPPIQRFKYSKRVVLKSILDREDKGLAVAGQRVVVGGWVKSRKERAEVDDAPIPTPPAEADDVLFGEVHVQYVPLLRPISGTPVGGGGGAQTLAAKDKHIVVYLLINDGSCSSNLQLVMDSSTSIPGQVVTVGNSILVEGVLRRSWRGRRRVVELIVEKLLYVGAVDLKTYPLAKPQPSSLFLRDHPHLRPRFITIGTVARIRSNLTCACHAFFDDLGIIHVHMPIITSIATGTQSQRFQVTTLLNAADQGHVDLEVFKAAVQEKRSRIDKLRRGGNNKEALVAAEEDLEKSKELVRVLEQRQKTATVYVGEVKLSEDFFGRAVYLSTSAGLHLESYACALSGVYTIGPVFQADESRSTKKLAEMWMVEVELAFVELEDVMNCAEDLLHSLCYSLLATAGNDLKFASKQIDSDCIKRLQSITSRPFDRITYSKALDILNQVKDRSFLTEAVWGTKLSEEHERYLADDFFENPVIVYEFPKEIKPFYVRGNANLITVSAFEIIAPKVGVLVRGSQKEERLDVISKRIGEVGLPHEQYDWYMDLCRYGSVQRSGFSLDLEKMVVMATGITDAEDAIPFPRARGNAKL